The following proteins are encoded in a genomic region of Dioscorea cayenensis subsp. rotundata cultivar TDr96_F1 chromosome 8, TDr96_F1_v2_PseudoChromosome.rev07_lg8_w22 25.fasta, whole genome shotgun sequence:
- the LOC120267808 gene encoding CBL-interacting serine/threonine-protein kinase 4-like: MGTGSRSPKDGHEVLLGKYELGRVLGRGTFAKVYHARALSDGTNVAIKVLDKPEAVCSGMAPRILREVSAMSRLSHPNIVRLHEVMATKSKIYLVMEHARGGELFARISRRGRLPEPMARRYFQQLVSALRFCHARGVSHRDVKPQNLLLDRDGNLKISDFGLSALPEHVKDGLLHTACGTPAYTAPEVIRRKGYDGAKADAWSCGVILFVLLAGFLPFDDANLPLMYRKIQKRDYEFPPWFPPSAKRVVFRLLDPNPETRLTIEGVMELPWFKRSLSVDSQLSLMENEEDTTTKKMMIRTISMNAFDIISLSKGLDLSGMFEGGRVREQRFTTKETVEKVSERIREVGMKLGYEFENRKGGIVGVGKDGSVLKVEVSEVAPPLLLVELKEEGSTVHVSDHGDVDNGNGERVKWDKMRRELADIVFAWHNLDDDDDT; this comes from the coding sequence atgggAACAGGTTCTCGGAGTCCAAAAGACGGGCACGAAGTGCTACTGGGAAAGTACGAGCTCGGGCGCGTGCTCGGGCGCGGCACGTTCGCCAAGGTCTACCACGCGCGCGCGCTCTCCGACGGCACCAACGTGGCCATCAAAGTTCTCGACAAACCCGAAGCCGTGTGCTCAGGCATGGCCCCGCGCATCCTGCGCGAAGTCTCGGCCATGAGCCGTCTCTCCCACCCCAACATCGTCCGTCTCCATGAAGTCATGGCCACCAAATCCAAGATCTATCTCGTCATGGAACACGCCCGCGGTGGCGAGCTCTTCGCCCGCATCTCTCGACGTGGTCGACTTCCTGAACCCATGGCTCGCCGATACTTCCAGCAACTCGTCTCGGCGCTCCGCTTTTGCCACGCGCGCGGTGTCTCGCACCGTGATGTTAAACCTCAGAACCTCCTTCTCGACCGCGATGGTAATCTCAAGATCTCTGATTTCGGGCTCTCTGCTTTGCCAGAGCACGTCAAGGATGGACTCCTCCATACGGCTTGTGGCACTCCGGCTTATACCGCGCCGGAGGTCATCCGCCGGAAAGGCTATGATGGTGCCAAAGCTGATGCTTGGTCTTGTGGTGTCATCCTCTTTGTCCTTCTCGCTGGTTTCTTGCCTTTTGATGATGCTAATCTTCCGCTCATGTACCGGAAAATCCAGAAACGGGATTATGAGTTCCCACCTTGGTTTCCTCCGTCTGCTAAGCGTGTTGTTTTCCGGCTTCTGGATCCTAACCCGGAGACAAGACTCACCATTGAAGGTGTGATGGAGCTTCCTTGGTTTAAGAGGTCTTTGAGTGTTGATTCTCAGTTGAGCTTgatggaaaatgaagaggaTACAAcaacgaagaagatgatgattagAACAATATCCATGAATGCTTTTGACATCATATCTTTGTCAAAAGGATTGGATTTGTCAGGGATGTTTGAAGGAGGGAGAGTGAGAGAACAGAGGTTTACTACAAAGGAAACAGTGGAGAAGGTTTCGGAGAGGATTAGAGAGGTTGGGATGAAACTTGGGTATGAGTTTGAGAACAGGAAAGGTGGCATTGTTGGGGTGGGGAAGGATGGGTCTGTGTTGAAGGTGGAGGTGTCGGAGGTGGCGCCGCCATTGTTGTTGGTGGAGCTGAAGGAAGAAGGGAGTACTGTTCATGTGAGTGATCATGGAGATGTTGATAATGGTAATGGTGAACGTGTTAAGTGGGATAAGATGAGACGTGAGCTTGCAGACATTGTGTTTGCATGGCAtaatcttgatgatgatgatgatacgTGA